One window of the Acaryochloris sp. CCMEE 5410 genome contains the following:
- the fusA gene encoding elongation factor G, with translation MKDLTRYRNIGIFAHVDAGKTTTTERILKLTGKIHKIGEVHEGEATTDFMEQEQERGITIQSAATSCEWKDHQLNIIDTPGHVDFTIEVYRSLKVLDGGVGVFCGSGGVEPQSETNWRYANDSKVARIIYVNKLDRMGADFYRVVDQVENILAAKPLVMTLPIGTENDFIGVVDVLTEKAWVWDDSGDPMNYEIKDVPDDMKDDLATYREQLIETAVEQDDDLMERYLEGEEISIENLKRCIRKGTRDLAFFPTYCGSSFKNKGVQLVLDAVVDYLPNPKEVNPQPEIDLEGNETGNFAVVDPSNPMRALAFKIMDDRFGALTFTRIYSGTISKGDTVLNTATGKTERIGRLVEMHADSREEINSAQAGDIVAIVGLKNVQTGHTLCDPKEPATLEPMVFPDPVISVAIAPKKKGADEKLGMALSKMVQEDPSFRVETDQDSGETIIKGMGELHLDIKVDILKRTHGIEVEVGKPQVAYRESITKRLEDSYTHKKQSGGSGQYGKIDYVIEPGEPGTGFEFESKVTGGNVPREFWPAVEKGFGNSLEKGVLAGFPCVDMKVTLTDGAYHPVDSSAIAFEIAAKAAYRQSVPKAGPQLLEPIMKVDAFTPDDHVGDVIGDLNRRRGMIKSQDANPMGARIKADVPLSEMFGYIGDLRTMTSGRGQFSMEFSHYAACPTNVAEEVIKEAKERQEAKA, from the coding sequence ATGAAAGACCTCACCCGCTATCGCAACATTGGTATCTTTGCCCACGTAGATGCCGGTAAAACTACAACAACCGAAAGAATTTTGAAGTTAACCGGTAAAATCCACAAGATTGGTGAAGTGCACGAAGGTGAGGCCACCACTGACTTCATGGAGCAGGAACAAGAGCGGGGTATCACCATTCAGTCTGCTGCCACCTCCTGTGAGTGGAAAGACCATCAACTCAATATTATTGACACGCCAGGGCACGTTGACTTCACGATTGAGGTGTATCGTTCTCTCAAAGTTTTGGACGGCGGCGTTGGCGTTTTCTGTGGGTCTGGTGGTGTTGAACCTCAATCCGAAACCAACTGGCGCTATGCCAACGACTCTAAAGTCGCTCGGATTATCTACGTTAATAAACTAGACCGCATGGGCGCTGACTTCTATCGCGTCGTCGACCAGGTCGAGAATATCCTGGCGGCCAAACCTTTGGTCATGACCCTGCCCATCGGTACCGAAAACGACTTCATCGGTGTCGTTGATGTATTAACCGAGAAAGCATGGGTTTGGGACGATTCCGGCGATCCTATGAACTACGAGATCAAAGATGTGCCCGACGACATGAAAGATGATCTGGCCACCTATCGAGAGCAGCTGATCGAGACCGCTGTTGAGCAAGACGATGACTTGATGGAGCGGTATCTAGAAGGTGAAGAGATCAGTATTGAGAACCTGAAGCGCTGTATCCGCAAGGGAACTCGTGACTTGGCTTTCTTCCCCACCTATTGTGGTTCTTCCTTTAAGAACAAAGGGGTTCAGCTCGTTCTGGATGCTGTGGTGGACTATCTACCGAACCCGAAAGAAGTCAATCCTCAACCTGAAATTGACTTAGAAGGGAATGAGACTGGCAACTTTGCCGTAGTTGATCCCAGCAATCCCATGCGGGCATTGGCCTTTAAAATTATGGATGACCGCTTTGGTGCTCTCACCTTTACCCGAATCTACTCCGGTACGATTTCCAAAGGTGATACGGTCCTCAATACTGCCACGGGCAAAACTGAGCGGATTGGTCGCTTGGTGGAAATGCATGCCGACTCTCGGGAAGAAATCAACTCGGCTCAAGCCGGAGATATCGTAGCTATCGTCGGTCTGAAGAATGTGCAGACGGGACATACCCTCTGTGATCCGAAAGAGCCTGCCACTTTAGAACCGATGGTCTTCCCTGATCCGGTGATCTCGGTTGCGATCGCACCCAAGAAAAAAGGTGCTGACGAGAAGTTGGGGATGGCCCTGAGCAAAATGGTGCAAGAGGATCCCTCTTTCCGTGTCGAGACCGACCAAGATAGTGGTGAAACCATCATCAAAGGGATGGGTGAATTGCACCTCGACATTAAGGTCGATATTCTCAAGCGCACCCACGGCATTGAAGTCGAAGTGGGTAAACCTCAAGTGGCTTACCGAGAGTCGATTACCAAGCGTCTCGAAGATAGCTATACCCACAAGAAGCAGTCCGGTGGTTCCGGTCAGTACGGCAAGATTGATTACGTCATCGAACCCGGTGAACCCGGAACAGGATTCGAATTCGAATCTAAGGTCACGGGTGGTAACGTGCCTCGTGAATTCTGGCCTGCAGTGGAGAAAGGCTTTGGCAATAGCCTAGAGAAAGGCGTGCTGGCAGGCTTCCCCTGCGTTGACATGAAAGTCACTCTGACAGATGGGGCCTACCACCCGGTTGACTCCTCTGCGATCGCCTTTGAAATCGCAGCGAAGGCGGCCTATCGTCAGTCGGTTCCTAAGGCGGGTCCTCAGTTGCTAGAGCCGATCATGAAGGTTGATGCCTTTACCCCTGATGATCACGTGGGTGATGTGATTGGAGATCTGAACCGTCGTCGAGGCATGATCAAATCTCAAGATGCCAACCCCATGGGAGCCAGAATTAAAGCTGACGTGCCCTTGAGTGAAATGTTTGGCTATATTGGTGACCTGCGCACCATGACCTCCGGTCGAGGCCAGTTCTCCATGGAGTTTTCTCACTATGCTGCTTGTCCAACCAATGTGGCAGAAGAGGTGATTAAGGAAGCCAAGGAACGCCAAGAAGCAAAGGCATAA
- a CDS encoding ankyrin repeat domain-containing protein — MSKESNGQALIAAIQQRDCNQVCSLLDAGFSPDTWDDCNIPGLVIAAQKGYTDIVEILLVAGANFASPGIAEPQGSKGEFGDFRASGPMAIWAAAVAGHQDILQILKSAMPEMLGQVLVGICERGSLAALHTLLAVIDVHQYYSYGPLQAASQAGRPDVVQILVQSGIDVNRPSITKETPLVVAADQGYVEVVKTLVEAGALVDSWTSDEDSPLFGAAYCGHLEVYNYLFPLVSEETQRYAEYTLHKALKRKAREQNTDVEAFIKGAMLGQMDVIQWGLRRGIDINAIGASNQTALMYAASSGLQQIVQILLEAGADPNIQSDDDGPDAGTTALMKVASHYACHFAENVQEIIKLLVAAGADPNLQDKAGRTALIHSVTWGYSKPAIEALKTLISVGADLNIHDNAGKTALIYAQDRCQEQAGFSVVVELLERSGLSE, encoded by the coding sequence ATGAGCAAAGAAAGCAACGGTCAGGCTTTGATTGCCGCAATTCAGCAAAGGGATTGCAATCAGGTTTGTAGTTTGTTAGATGCTGGATTCTCTCCTGATACCTGGGATGACTGCAATATTCCTGGCTTAGTGATTGCAGCTCAGAAGGGTTACACCGACATTGTAGAGATCTTATTGGTTGCTGGAGCCAATTTCGCTTCCCCAGGGATCGCAGAACCCCAGGGAAGCAAGGGTGAGTTTGGAGATTTTCGCGCATCAGGACCGATGGCTATTTGGGCCGCTGCGGTAGCGGGTCATCAGGATATTCTCCAAATCTTGAAATCTGCGATGCCAGAAATGCTTGGCCAAGTTTTGGTTGGTATTTGTGAAAGAGGCAGTCTTGCAGCGCTGCACACTCTGCTTGCTGTTATCGATGTGCATCAGTACTACAGCTACGGCCCCTTACAGGCCGCCAGCCAAGCAGGACGACCGGATGTGGTTCAGATCCTTGTCCAGTCAGGGATTGATGTAAATCGACCTAGCATCACTAAAGAAACACCATTAGTCGTGGCAGCTGACCAGGGTTATGTGGAAGTTGTTAAGACATTAGTGGAAGCAGGTGCCCTAGTGGATTCATGGACAAGTGATGAGGATTCTCCTTTATTCGGTGCTGCCTATTGTGGACATTTGGAGGTTTATAACTATCTTTTTCCTCTTGTCTCTGAAGAAACTCAAAGATATGCAGAATACACCCTACATAAAGCTTTAAAGCGAAAAGCACGAGAACAAAACACAGATGTAGAAGCTTTTATCAAAGGTGCCATGTTAGGACAGATGGACGTTATTCAGTGGGGCCTTCGACGTGGAATAGATATCAATGCAATCGGTGCTAGCAACCAAACTGCGTTAATGTATGCAGCCTCTTCTGGCTTGCAACAGATAGTTCAGATATTGCTGGAGGCAGGCGCAGATCCCAATATTCAAAGTGATGATGATGGTCCAGATGCAGGCACGACAGCCTTGATGAAAGTAGCAAGTCATTATGCCTGCCATTTTGCAGAAAACGTTCAAGAGATTATTAAGCTGTTGGTAGCAGCAGGAGCAGATCCAAATCTTCAAGACAAAGCAGGCCGTACAGCCTTGATACATAGCGTAACTTGGGGGTATTCAAAGCCTGCTATTGAGGCTCTCAAAACACTCATTTCGGTGGGTGCTGATCTCAATATTCACGATAATGCGGGTAAAACAGCTTTGATATATGCACAGGATCGTTGTCAGGAGCAGGCCGGCTTTTCTGTAGTTGTAGAGTTACTTGAACGATCAGGTTTGTCAGAGTAA
- a CDS encoding DUF3370 domain-containing protein, which produces MSFFLPALLLAQASTIAAASEVVIPQEVRALPGELDKFPVFNSNSPEIVKSEGILLSTFPETGKQSPDAHLNYALSGRFDVFAHHVTRIDSKKGKRPLYLGVLLHNPTSKPVKVLVLQANSYLSQSQAPFVDLPSQTADPGGNVYSGPGSRTAGDVLRRQRQAGWDTNLVIPPGESKMLVNLQLPPSNSRTTWLRLWTNGKLYAASMTRYARSPSKWKFQAPLLDDWKQTLTKGSLVSPRDQPPTPPDSKAEKFFYGRVAGVSQGSEWKAKVTNKPGDDELDIPKPGKAFSYVINSLDRGTLGTGQIQSAPMLVRYGDTAYKSHGNYGLRYSLDLPLKNTTKDPQKISLSLQTPIKEDELTQKGLRFFKRPTGSAFFRGTVKLSYTDTFGKAQRRFFHLVQRRGQRGKALLTLPIDPKQQKLVNVEFLYPPDSTPPQVLTIRTLTKD; this is translated from the coding sequence ATGTCATTTTTCCTGCCTGCCCTACTTCTCGCTCAAGCAAGTACGATTGCCGCCGCCTCCGAAGTGGTCATTCCCCAGGAAGTCAGGGCCTTACCGGGAGAACTGGATAAATTCCCTGTTTTTAATAGCAATAGTCCAGAAATTGTTAAATCGGAAGGTATTCTTTTATCGACCTTTCCTGAAACAGGTAAACAGTCTCCTGACGCTCATTTGAACTATGCCTTATCCGGTCGATTTGATGTGTTTGCCCATCATGTCACCCGAATTGACTCCAAAAAAGGTAAGCGCCCTCTTTATTTAGGGGTGCTATTGCATAATCCCACCAGCAAGCCTGTCAAGGTGTTGGTACTGCAGGCCAATAGCTATCTAAGTCAGTCCCAGGCCCCTTTTGTGGATCTTCCATCTCAGACCGCTGATCCAGGGGGTAACGTCTATTCGGGTCCGGGAAGTCGGACGGCGGGTGATGTGCTGCGTCGGCAACGGCAAGCCGGTTGGGACACCAATCTGGTGATTCCGCCCGGTGAAAGCAAAATGCTGGTGAATTTGCAGTTGCCCCCCAGCAATAGCCGCACCACCTGGCTACGCCTCTGGACCAACGGTAAGCTCTACGCTGCCAGCATGACCCGATATGCTCGCTCTCCTTCGAAATGGAAGTTTCAGGCCCCTTTGTTGGATGATTGGAAGCAAACGCTGACCAAGGGCAGCTTGGTATCGCCGAGAGATCAACCACCCACACCCCCCGACTCTAAGGCCGAGAAGTTTTTCTATGGCCGAGTCGCGGGAGTGTCTCAAGGCTCGGAATGGAAAGCCAAAGTGACCAATAAACCGGGGGATGACGAGCTAGATATCCCGAAGCCCGGCAAGGCCTTTTCCTATGTGATCAATTCCTTAGATCGCGGCACATTAGGCACCGGGCAGATTCAAAGTGCGCCGATGCTGGTGCGCTATGGTGATACGGCCTATAAATCCCATGGCAATTATGGATTGCGATATAGCCTGGATCTGCCCCTAAAAAATACAACGAAAGACCCCCAGAAAATTTCTCTGTCCTTGCAAACCCCCATCAAAGAAGATGAGCTTACCCAAAAAGGCTTGCGCTTCTTCAAGCGGCCAACAGGGTCAGCCTTTTTTCGAGGAACGGTCAAGCTCAGCTATACTGACACCTTTGGCAAGGCCCAAAGACGCTTCTTTCACTTGGTGCAGCGACGGGGTCAACGCGGCAAGGCTCTGCTGACACTTCCCATCGATCCCAAACAGCAGAAGCTGGTCAATGTTGAGTTCCTTTATCCGCCAGATTCTACGCCTCCCCAAGTGCTGACCATCAGAACACTCACCAAAGATTAG
- a CDS encoding cation:proton antiporter, with amino-acid sequence MAAELSLIVDMVAVLGTAAVGGYLTTRLGQPALLGYLLAGLAVGPSGLEIVKAEGAINFFAEMGVVLLLFALGVEFSFSNLLKVRKIALGGGTLQVLLTTLLGGGLAYFTQWVETFPQAIFLGAVLSLSSTAVVLKSLIERNEMQTVHGQVMLGILIIQDLSLGLMLAVLPILTQPAATIGQALLIAVLKTALFFLLAIVAGLKIVPTLMKKVAQTGSQELFVLSVVALCMGVALATASMGLGIEMGAFVAGLMISQVEYADHALQSILPMRDVFATLFFASIGMLIDPLFLVQNLGTLLSLVAIVMVGKALIVTTLVVIFGYGFSTALKVGLGINQIGEFSFVLAGVAVELDLFSPRLYGLMVGTTAITLLITPFVFKLSTRLPRYLQRIPGIGRWFIYAQRPREVVIPEGLTGHCVVAGYGRVGQTLVRMLRSQRHPVLVIENNEATLQTLRDQKLPYLFGDASSELVLRKSKLDRARVLAIALPDPLATRLTLKRALSMVPGLDVTVRAHAIQEIDVLYQLGAKEVVQPEFEASLEMGAHVLLNLGDPIQQVQTIANTYRAGHYREIVPKQLGDRMPPELGSAVEGLEGRWYALKPNSPFINQTIAQTQIRSRTGATIMAVRRGQRIFRYPHAQTLLEVGDRLLLVGSPHERHAFENLLAQTTP; translated from the coding sequence ATGGCTGCAGAACTTTCTCTTATTGTCGATATGGTAGCGGTTTTAGGGACTGCTGCTGTGGGTGGTTATCTCACGACCCGTCTGGGACAGCCTGCCTTATTGGGCTATTTACTCGCAGGCTTGGCCGTGGGGCCGTCTGGCTTAGAGATTGTTAAAGCCGAAGGAGCCATTAACTTTTTTGCGGAAATGGGCGTCGTCTTGCTGCTCTTTGCCCTGGGGGTTGAGTTCTCTTTCAGCAATCTCTTAAAAGTCCGCAAAATTGCCTTGGGCGGCGGTACCTTGCAAGTTCTGCTCACCACCCTGTTGGGCGGTGGCTTGGCCTACTTCACCCAGTGGGTCGAGACGTTCCCCCAAGCGATTTTTTTGGGAGCAGTGCTCTCCCTCTCCTCAACGGCTGTGGTGCTCAAAAGTTTGATTGAGCGCAATGAGATGCAGACGGTTCATGGCCAAGTCATGTTGGGAATTCTGATTATTCAGGATTTGAGTTTGGGATTGATGCTGGCGGTATTGCCCATCTTGACTCAACCGGCTGCCACCATCGGCCAAGCCTTGCTGATTGCGGTGCTCAAAACCGCCTTGTTTTTTCTCTTAGCCATTGTTGCAGGACTAAAAATTGTCCCGACCCTGATGAAAAAAGTGGCTCAGACCGGTTCGCAAGAGCTGTTTGTGCTGAGCGTGGTTGCTCTGTGTATGGGAGTGGCGTTGGCCACAGCGTCCATGGGCTTAGGGATTGAGATGGGGGCATTTGTCGCCGGATTAATGATTTCCCAGGTGGAATATGCAGACCATGCCCTGCAAAGTATTTTGCCCATGCGAGATGTCTTTGCCACCTTGTTTTTTGCCTCGATTGGCATGCTGATTGACCCCTTATTTTTAGTTCAAAATTTGGGGACTCTGCTGAGTTTGGTGGCGATTGTGATGGTCGGCAAGGCCCTGATCGTGACGACTTTAGTGGTGATCTTTGGCTATGGTTTCAGCACGGCCCTAAAGGTGGGTTTGGGCATTAATCAAATTGGGGAATTTTCTTTTGTGCTGGCGGGGGTCGCTGTGGAGCTGGATCTGTTCTCTCCTCGACTCTATGGATTGATGGTGGGGACGACGGCCATTACTCTGCTGATTACCCCCTTTGTGTTTAAGCTGTCAACGCGTCTTCCCAGGTATCTTCAGCGTATTCCGGGGATTGGTCGCTGGTTTATCTATGCCCAACGGCCCCGAGAAGTGGTGATTCCCGAGGGGTTAACAGGGCATTGTGTTGTGGCTGGCTATGGTCGGGTTGGGCAAACCTTGGTACGGATGTTGCGATCGCAACGTCATCCCGTCCTAGTGATTGAAAATAACGAAGCGACCCTCCAGACCTTGCGAGATCAAAAACTTCCCTATCTATTTGGGGATGCCTCTAGTGAACTGGTCTTACGTAAATCTAAACTTGATCGAGCCCGCGTCTTAGCTATTGCCTTGCCTGATCCTTTAGCCACTCGGTTAACCCTTAAGCGAGCCCTAAGCATGGTTCCTGGTTTAGATGTCACGGTCCGTGCCCATGCAATCCAAGAAATTGACGTGCTCTACCAACTGGGAGCCAAAGAGGTAGTCCAGCCAGAATTTGAAGCATCCCTAGAAATGGGAGCTCATGTCCTACTCAACTTGGGGGACCCGATTCAACAGGTGCAAACCATTGCCAATACCTATCGGGCCGGCCACTACCGGGAAATTGTGCCGAAACAGTTGGGGGATCGGATGCCCCCCGAATTAGGCAGTGCGGTGGAAGGACTCGAAGGTCGCTGGTATGCCCTAAAGCCTAACTCTCCCTTTATCAATCAAACCATTGCCCAAACCCAGATCCGGAGTCGAACGGGAGCCACCATTATGGCGGTGCGGCGGGGCCAACGTATCTTTCGATATCCCCATGCCCAGACTTTACTGGAAGTCGGTGATCGATTGCTGTTAGTGGGCAGCCCCCACGAGCGCCATGCCTTTGAGAACCTACTTGCACAAACCACTCCCTAG
- the surE gene encoding 5'/3'-nucleotidase SurE produces the protein MKILVGNDDGIFAPGVRALANTLALDHEVTVVCPDRERSATGHGLTIHQPIRAEQVQSMFVDQVTAWACSGTPADCIKLALGALLDSPPDFVLSGINQGPNLGTDVLYSGTVSAAMEGVIEGITSIAFSYGSFTDQQFQPAANFGQQLLEHLIQHPLSEPMLLNVNVPAVPADQIQGVALTRQGIRRYHDLFEKRIDPRGKTYYWLAGEVMEDLEDDRIADPFILTDVQAIRQRCIAITPLQYNLTANNSLNPLLAWLTPLQNRQSVI, from the coding sequence ATGAAAATCTTAGTTGGCAATGATGATGGTATTTTTGCCCCCGGTGTCAGGGCCTTAGCCAATACGCTGGCCCTAGACCATGAGGTCACCGTCGTTTGCCCGGATCGAGAACGCTCTGCCACCGGGCACGGGCTCACCATCCATCAGCCCATACGCGCCGAACAAGTGCAGTCCATGTTTGTCGATCAGGTCACCGCCTGGGCCTGTTCTGGCACGCCTGCAGACTGTATCAAGTTAGCCCTAGGCGCACTCCTAGACAGTCCACCAGATTTCGTCTTGTCGGGGATTAATCAAGGTCCCAATTTAGGCACAGACGTCCTGTACTCAGGGACGGTCTCAGCAGCCATGGAAGGAGTCATTGAAGGAATTACGAGTATTGCCTTTAGTTATGGCAGCTTTACAGACCAACAGTTCCAGCCAGCGGCTAATTTTGGCCAACAGTTATTAGAACATCTGATTCAGCATCCTTTATCAGAGCCTATGTTGCTAAATGTGAATGTCCCTGCTGTACCTGCCGATCAGATTCAAGGGGTGGCCCTCACTCGTCAGGGGATCCGTCGTTACCATGACCTATTCGAAAAACGAATCGATCCGAGAGGAAAAACGTATTATTGGCTGGCAGGAGAGGTGATGGAAGATTTAGAAGACGATAGGATAGCCGATCCGTTTATCCTCACAGATGTTCAGGCGATTCGTCAACGATGCATTGCAATCACGCCTTTGCAATATAATCTGACTGCGAACAATAGTCTAAATCCTTTATTGGCCTGGCTTACACCCCTCCAGAACCGACAATCCGTAATTTGA
- a CDS encoding MBL fold metallo-hydrolase, whose protein sequence is MIGLTADSVQAIHKPFMQEKLTVRFWGVRGSIACPGLHTVRYGGNTPCVEVQAGHQKFIFDGGTGLRVLGQELLKHLPVEAHIFFSHTHWDHIQGFPFFAPAFMPGNRFHIYGTRGSDGKTIEKRLTDQMLHPNFPVPLQIMGGSLDFYDLEAGQTVEVEDITIRNAILNHPGGSIGYRLEWQGLTVSYITDTEHFPDALDPNVLALADQAHVLIYDATYTDAEYHEAGNSKVGWGHSTWQEAIKIAEAAKVDQLVLFHHDPLHNDVFLDDIGRKAGHRFTNSIIAQEGLSITLTPNGQSSLQYAELGRAISSVPDRA, encoded by the coding sequence ATGATTGGACTAACGGCCGATTCGGTCCAGGCCATCCACAAGCCATTTATGCAAGAAAAGCTTACGGTTCGCTTTTGGGGCGTCAGGGGCAGTATTGCTTGTCCAGGGCTACACACCGTTCGTTACGGTGGCAATACCCCCTGTGTGGAAGTGCAAGCCGGACACCAAAAGTTCATCTTTGACGGTGGGACAGGCCTTAGAGTTCTGGGACAAGAGCTTCTTAAGCATCTACCGGTCGAAGCTCATATTTTCTTTTCCCATACCCACTGGGATCATATTCAAGGATTTCCCTTTTTCGCCCCTGCATTTATGCCGGGTAACCGTTTCCATATCTACGGCACCAGAGGATCCGATGGTAAGACCATTGAGAAACGCCTAACGGATCAGATGCTGCACCCCAACTTCCCTGTGCCTCTACAGATTATGGGGGGAAGTCTGGATTTTTATGATTTGGAAGCGGGCCAAACCGTCGAAGTTGAAGATATTACGATTCGCAATGCCATCCTCAATCATCCCGGCGGGTCTATCGGCTATCGGTTGGAATGGCAGGGATTGACGGTCAGCTATATCACCGATACTGAGCATTTCCCAGACGCCCTAGACCCTAATGTGTTGGCCTTGGCCGATCAAGCCCATGTATTGATCTACGATGCCACCTATACTGACGCTGAATATCATGAAGCGGGCAATAGCAAGGTGGGCTGGGGACATTCCACCTGGCAAGAAGCGATTAAAATTGCGGAAGCGGCGAAGGTCGATCAGCTCGTTCTTTTCCATCATGATCCCCTCCACAATGATGTTTTCTTAGATGATATCGGGCGCAAAGCAGGTCATCGATTTACGAACTCAATCATTGCCCAAGAAGGCCTAAGCATTACCCTCACCCCGAATGGCCAATCTTCTTTACAGTATGCCGAACTTGGCCGCGCCATTTCTTCCGTGCCTGATCGTGCATGA
- a CDS encoding bifunctional riboflavin kinase/FAD synthetase: protein MWVTSSLETVRTPTVIALGNFDGIHQGHCQVIQSLLSNRSDTTQVTVVAFNPHPQAFFSGEHQPLLTPLPEKTALLEQLGVNQLVLIPFDQALANLSPQDFVQDILVAKLQAQFISVGFNFCFGYQRAGTAEDLVAIAGQYQIPVSITAPQTNGSEPISSSAIREALLVGNLEKAQQMLGRAYDLTGTVVKGQQLGRTLGFPTANLQVPTDKFCPRTGVYSVSVTSNLWSQPQPGVMNWGCRPTVDGQQPTLEVHLLDWSGDLYGHTVTVHLQQFLRSEQKFASLADLKAQIQADCEIARASLAAVV, encoded by the coding sequence GTGTGGGTTACTTCATCATTAGAGACGGTTCGAACACCAACGGTGATTGCCCTTGGTAACTTTGATGGCATCCATCAAGGGCATTGCCAGGTCATTCAGTCTCTGCTGTCTAACCGCTCAGATACCACCCAGGTCACGGTGGTTGCCTTTAATCCACACCCTCAGGCTTTTTTTTCGGGTGAGCATCAGCCCCTACTCACGCCACTTCCTGAAAAAACAGCATTATTGGAACAGTTAGGGGTCAATCAGCTGGTGCTGATTCCCTTTGACCAAGCCTTGGCCAATCTCAGTCCCCAAGACTTTGTCCAGGATATTTTGGTGGCCAAGCTGCAGGCGCAGTTTATTAGCGTGGGCTTTAATTTTTGTTTTGGCTATCAGCGGGCAGGAACAGCAGAAGACTTGGTTGCGATCGCAGGTCAGTACCAAATCCCCGTCTCCATTACTGCCCCCCAAACAAACGGTTCAGAACCCATTAGCAGCTCTGCCATTCGTGAAGCTTTACTGGTAGGGAACCTGGAGAAAGCCCAGCAAATGTTGGGACGAGCCTATGACCTCACAGGAACCGTGGTTAAAGGGCAGCAGTTAGGCCGTACCCTAGGCTTTCCGACCGCAAATTTGCAGGTGCCTACGGATAAATTTTGCCCTCGGACGGGCGTTTATAGCGTTAGCGTTACCAGCAACCTTTGGTCTCAACCCCAACCTGGCGTCATGAACTGGGGCTGCCGCCCTACAGTAGACGGTCAGCAACCCACCTTAGAAGTTCATCTACTCGATTGGTCTGGGGATCTGTATGGGCATACTGTGACTGTGCATTTGCAGCAATTTCTGCGATCGGAACAAAAATTTGCCTCTTTAGCGGATCTCAAAGCCCAAATCCAGGCAGATTGTGAGATCGCTCGGGCATCCCTCGCAGCGGTTGTATAA
- a CDS encoding MoxR family ATPase, whose product MVNTLTSVRPPVQRLQDNLGTVIVGKHEAIQLVLVALLSGGHALLEDVPGVGKTLLAKSLARSIDGQFHRIQCTPDLLPSDLTGTNIWNPQEGKFEFLAGPIFANVLLTDEINRATPRTQSALLEVMEEAQVTIDGVSHPVLDPFFVIATQNPVEYQGTFPLPEAQLDRFALSLSLGYPSETEELQMLERLQSGQSFQTLQPCITLAEVKQLQQDCRAIHVESSVQRYILALVRATREHDDITLGISPRGTVTLQRTSQALALLNGRDYVLPDDVKFLAPYVLRHRLIPAAGHSAQGIVEQLLGAIAIP is encoded by the coding sequence ATGGTGAATACTCTGACCAGTGTCCGGCCTCCAGTGCAGCGCCTGCAAGATAATCTCGGGACCGTTATCGTCGGCAAACATGAGGCCATTCAGTTAGTCCTGGTTGCCTTGCTGTCAGGCGGCCATGCCCTCCTGGAAGATGTGCCTGGTGTCGGTAAAACCCTCCTAGCGAAATCCTTGGCCCGCTCCATTGATGGTCAATTTCACCGGATTCAATGCACTCCCGATTTACTTCCCAGTGACTTAACCGGGACCAATATTTGGAATCCCCAAGAAGGCAAATTTGAGTTTTTAGCCGGACCTATTTTTGCCAATGTCTTGCTCACGGATGAAATTAACCGCGCCACACCCCGAACCCAGTCTGCCCTGCTGGAGGTGATGGAAGAAGCCCAAGTCACCATTGATGGGGTCTCTCATCCCGTTCTCGACCCATTTTTTGTAATTGCCACCCAAAACCCTGTTGAATATCAGGGTACGTTTCCCTTACCGGAAGCCCAACTGGATCGGTTTGCCTTATCTTTGAGTCTGGGGTATCCCTCAGAAACCGAAGAACTGCAAATGCTGGAGCGTCTGCAATCCGGCCAATCTTTTCAGACCTTACAGCCCTGCATTACCTTGGCAGAGGTCAAGCAGCTGCAGCAAGACTGTAGGGCCATTCATGTGGAATCTTCCGTCCAGCGCTATATTTTGGCGTTGGTCCGCGCGACACGGGAGCACGATGATATTACGTTGGGTATCAGCCCTAGGGGAACGGTGACCCTCCAACGTACCAGCCAAGCCTTAGCGCTGCTGAACGGGAGAGATTACGTTTTACCCGATGATGTCAAATTTTTAGCACCCTACGTCCTCCGCCATCGCCTGATTCCTGCGGCTGGCCATTCTGCCCAAGGGATTGTGGAGCAGTTACTGGGTGCGATCGCAATTCCCTAG